In Melospiza georgiana isolate bMelGeo1 chromosome 20, bMelGeo1.pri, whole genome shotgun sequence, the sequence CTGGGTGGGAGGCAGGGGATGCTCGCGGTTCCCGCGGGTGGGAGGCAGGGGATGCTCACGGGTCCCGCGGGTGGGAGGCAGGGGATGCTCGCGGGTCCCctggggggaggcaggggaTGCTCGCGGGTTCCCCGGGGCGGCGGtggcagcacacagcacacagcacacgGCTCCGGCTGTCCGCAGAGCCAGGCCATGCGCGTGGTGCGCACCGTGGGACAGGCCTTCGAGGTGTGCCACAAGCTGAGCCTGCAGCACGCCCTGCAGAACGCCGACGGGCAGGCCGACGGTGCCAGCGACAAATCGGCCGAGGAGCAGCCGCTGGAAGGTGACTCAGGGCCCCGAGGGACTGGGCACGGCCATCCCTAAGGCAGCGGTGCGGGGATGCTTTGGGGTGGGGACACGCAGGTGGCACCTCCTTCATGGGCGAGGGCTTTGGGCCCCTTGGGATGGGGAGCGTGGGGAatctgccctgcctgcccgcTCCTACTGAGCGCTGGGGAGGGGCGGGCTGAGCCCCCTCATTCAGCAAGCTGAGGGTCTGCAGCCCCTCGGCCaacccatccctccctcctgcccctgcacagcaTGCTGAGACTCGGAGCAAGTCCTGGCCCTTGTCCCTGAGCTCCCCACGGCTCCCAGCCCTGCGTGGGGCCCcggctctccctgcagccctggcagggaagggaggctCACATTCACGTGTCCATCTTGTTTGAAGTTCACCAGATAAAGGGCTCCAAGATCACGGATGTGGACGAGGTTGGCATCGATACTGGGGGCATCTGTATGTCCGAGAGGGGACCCAGAGAGCTGCCAGGTGCCAGGGGAGACCTTGGCATGCTGAAACCTGGGCAAGCCTCAAAGGAAAAGAATGGCCAGGTAATGGGGGGTGGGCTGGAGAATGGTTcatgtgctctgctgctgctgagggccCTCTGCTCAGGGTCACTGTATCATGGCTTCATTTGGAGGTGCTTTCATGGAGACCCCAttgcagccctccctgctggctccctgCTCACGACAGGCTGCTCAGCTCCCAGTtcacctgcagccaggccaTGTCCAGGGCCGTGGTGGGGGCTGCAATGCATGGCTGAGCAGGCTTCTCGCCCCACCCAGGCTGGATTTCTGtgccctcagtgctgctctgcagcagttGCTTGTttgcctgccctggcagggatcCCTGGCTGCCCTCGTGCCCCAGGCCCAgggagcaatgtccccaggaggcccagccctgcagcgcAGGCACCACGGCACattcagctccagcagcagctccaccttAATGAATGGgtgctccacagagctctgggagccCCTCCCGGAGGCCTGAACGGCATTGCTTCAGCTCACACAACAGTAACACTCACAGGGCTGCCTGGAAACAGCTGCAGTGACAGGCACTCCCCGAATCCATGGGATTCGTCTGCGTGCCTGGAAAGGCTGGGCTTTCCTGTGCACTCCTTCTGGCACTGCCcgagcaggggagggcagcagcaggaagggcagtggctgctggcactggcaaaTGCTCCAGGCACCCGGACACCACCCAGCCCGGGCAGCCACAGCACGGAAAGGTGTGGGGTGTTTGGGTcactccctgctgcctccttcccGGGAGCCCTGGGGACCCACCCTCCCCAGACACAGCcaaggcagccctgccagctctcaGGAAGGAGCCTCTCTGAAACACTGGGGATCCCACAGATGTGCAGAGCtgacagcccagggctgcccctcaGCACCCCCTGGGTGCCCCAAGCACAGGGGCTCCTCTGCTGTACTGGGTCAGCACCATGGGAAGCCAAAATCCAAATGCCATCCTGAGCCAGTCAATCCACTCATCTGCCCATTTCTTTGTGCCCAGGATGCCGAAAACTTCTCCCTCCACCtggccagctcccagcagctgctcagcccgggcagcccctgctcctcgGCCTCCATCACCCCGCTGgcctcccagcactgcctccagctgctccagcagcagctcctccagcagcagcagcagacgcAGGTGGCTGTGGCCCAGGTACACGTCCTGCCCTCCCCTCAGGTGGCACCAgcccttctcctccccctgGACCAGGCTGGCGGGGCAGGTGGGAGCGGGCCGGGgcctggcagcagtgctggcagcgtTCCCGGTCgcacagctctcagcagcatCGCTTGCAGCCCAGCTCGAAGCATTGCTTTTAGCGCCACGTGCAGCATCGcttgcagcacagctgagctcccCCAGACACGGAGCTGGCTGCTCACACAGCCCCGGGCTGCTCGGGGAGTGCTGCAGAGCCCCCAACTCCCGTTTCACCCCATCTCATCCCGTTTTTGGAAACCATCCCACCCCCAATCCAGCATCAGAGCGGGGAGCCCGGTGCCTCCCGTCTGGGCACATCCCTTCCACGTTTCTCGTTACCggggggacagcaggacaccCCGCACACCCGGGAtaggagggacagcaggacacccCGCACACCCCCGGGTGCCGCCGCATCCCCGCCCGCGGCCGGACCGGCTCGGGGGACCCGCTCGGGGGtggcgcggcggggccgccagggggcgctgtggcgcCGCCGGTCCCGGGCgctcccggggctgctcctgccgtgCCGCACCGCCCGGCCCCCACCGTCCCGTCCGAAGCATCCCGTTCGCACGACCCCGTTCGCATCTCCCGTCCCGTCTCGCAGgtgcagctgctgaaggacCAACTGGCGGCCGAGACAGCGGCGCGGATCGAGGCGCAGGCCCGGGTGCGGCAGCTCCTGCTGACCAACCGCGACCTGCTGCAGCACGTCTCGCTGCTGGTGCGGCAGCTCACAGTGCTGGAGGCCCGGGAGGAGCACCGGGATGAGCATCGGCAGCCGGGTGAGGATAGTGACACACTCACTGGGGTTGTTTGGGTGCTGGCATgcccccagctccatccctctggaCAATCACTGCATTCCTTACAGTCACAGGAAACAACTGGAGTGCTCCCAGTACCATCCCAGCAGGCTCTGGGGGTCTGGGGAATTTCTGCACCCCTCACagtgcaggggagcagctgcttTGGAGATGCCCAGTTTTTCACATGCCCCTTGTCCATCTCTTACAGCTGACCACTCCTTGCAAAACCTGTCCCTGGCCCAGTCCCTCTCCCTGAACCTGAAGAACCACTACAGCCTGGATGTCCACCTGCCATCCACCTCCACCCCTGCCAGCATCCTGGGCAGCCCGGTGGCCCCCGGCTCGCTGCCCTCCCTGGGCCCCAGGGACTCCTACCTCAACCTCGTCAGCCTGGACAGGGGCAGCCACCGCTGCGGCAGCAAGGAGGGGGACGAGTgcctggaggggcaggaggggctcagCCGGCGCGTGGAGGGCTCCGAGGTCGGAGACTTTGCCCTGCCCAACGGGGGCAGCCGGCAGAAGGCGGATGACACGGCCAGAGGGGACGAGGACAGGTAGAgtgtgccacccctgccacctgtgtctgctgccagctgcagcaggaacacccTGAGTGCTGCAGGGATGTACTTGCCCTCacctcctctctctgctttcccCCCACAGGCGGCAACCGCCCATTCCCAAGCTGAACCCACCCCCACCCATCCTACGCAAAAGGTCAAGCAAGACCTCCCCAAGCCTGGAAGTGGAGGTGAAGCCCGAGAGCACTGCCCACCTGAGCCTACCCAGTGCCAGCATCTCCAGCCTCACCAGCAtcactgccagctccctcaCCCTCTTGGACCCTGAGGCAAGGACTCCTGCACGGAGCGCTGCCTCCAGCACGGAGCTCGGCCCTGCCGGGACCTGCCAGCGCTCTCTGGGCAAGGACAGGACTGGAGACAGCGAGCCAATGTCCCCCTTGGCCAGCATCCATGACCCAGCAGCCAGCGAGACCCTGGCCAAGGAGTTAgtggccctgggcagccccacgGACAGCTCACTGCCCTTCTCCCCTGCAGATGACACCTGCTTGCACATCAGCTTCTCTGAAGATGAGCTGGACACTGCTGTGGGGCCCAGCAGAGTCCCCTCTTAGTGGGGCCACAGGAGGTGGTAGCTGGtggctggcagccccagcagctccatccacaACCCTGCAGTGGGagtgggggtccctgtgcccaggctaCAAGACAGGTCCCTTTCCTGTACCTGTCCCACCACCTAGAGGCCGCCCCACAGGAGGGGActggccagccctgcctcagtCGGCACCAGCTCACACTGCTGTCACACTGCCATCGcgtccctgctcacagccagggatgctcacagcagagaattcccagggagctgcaggctggaagccctgggcagggctgtgggacaaGAGACTGTTCTGTTCATTGGTTGCCACCCCTggcagcctgagcagggccacacagccacagccacggtgtcactgccctgcccagctcccagggtgTGTCCCAGACTGCCACCACACTGGGACTCTCCAGAGCTGCCAGTGTCCACCAGCCCCAcactgtgcccagccctgctttggGGACAGCAGCCCCACCACTGTGTCCCCATGCAGTGAAGCCACCACTGCCTCCATAGGTGCCTTTTCCCACTCCCCAGCACCCACTGCCCACACAGGCTGGGCCCCACTCTGAGGCCACTGATGGGTGCAGGGCTGGCCGTGGGAGCCTGCAGCAGGGGGTGACCCCCTGAGGAAGGGTGCACCCCATGTCTTGGGGTCAGGGCAGAGAGCCCTCCCGTGCCCCCcgagctgctggtggctgcaggcaggaggctgCTCCTTGTGCTGATTTTAGGGTGTTACggtgtggtttgggtttggtctCAGAAATGTGAGTGTCCTGGGAGGAGTTCAGGTTTAAGGAAGAAGTGGGGTGATGCTCACCCACCTTGGTTGTTTGTCAGAGGGTGTTGGGAAAGTGTCAGAGAGTCCAGTTGGGAAGTGTCAAGCAGAAATGGAGACTTGGAGCAGCCgtgctgcctgtccctgccatggtgctgctcctgcagggagaggggggTGACAGGACATGCACCCAGAGCCAGCC encodes:
- the LOC131091864 gene encoding carboxyl-terminal PDZ ligand of neuronal nitric oxide synthase protein-like, which translates into the protein MPVKNRYNLVDDGCDSRVPLHNEEAFQHGIHFQAKYIGSLDVPRPNSRVEIVAAMRRIRYEFKAKNIKKKKVSIIVSVDGVKVILRKKQKRKEWTWDESKMVVMHDPVYRIFYVSHDSQDLKIFSYIARDGANNSFRCNVFKSKKKSQAMRVVRTVGQAFEVCHKLSLQHALQNADGQADGASDKSAEEQPLEVHQIKGSKITDVDEVGIDTGGICMSERGPRELPGARGDLGMLKPGQASKEKNGQDAENFSLHLASSQQLLSPGSPCSSASITPLASQHCLQLLQQQLLQQQQQTQVAVAQVQLLKDQLAAETAARIEAQARVRQLLLTNRDLLQHVSLLVRQLTVLEAREEHRDEHRQPADHSLQNLSLAQSLSLNLKNHYSLDVHLPSTSTPASILGSPVAPGSLPSLGPRDSYLNLVSLDRGSHRCGSKEGDECLEGQEGLSRRVEGSEVGDFALPNGGSRQKADDTARGDEDRRQPPIPKLNPPPPILRKRSSKTSPSLEVEVKPESTAHLSLPSASISSLTSITASSLTLLDPEARTPARSAASSTELGPAGTCQRSLGKDRTGDSEPMSPLASIHDPAASETLAKELVALGSPTDSSLPFSPADDTCLHISFSEDELDTAVGPSRVPS